In Zingiber officinale cultivar Zhangliang chromosome 8B, Zo_v1.1, whole genome shotgun sequence, a single genomic region encodes these proteins:
- the LOC122014822 gene encoding F-box protein At5g67140-like, whose product MQAEMESEIERLPVDLLAHIFSLTLSFKDLAQASGVCRKWRRGVVQSLARKERLSFAGWNVDDESASRVVRAAYNITELDVSRSCWGCQITDLGLYKISQTKCVGNLLSISLWGVAGITDKGVIQLVSRANSLQHLNIGGTFITDESLYAVAHSCPHIKTIVLWSCRHVTEHGLIELVNKCRKLEAINVWGMRVPVDCFVSLLAISPALKIKPITQQLGVGRIWPVA is encoded by the exons ATGCAGGCGGAGATGGAGTCCGAGATAGAGCGGCTCCCGGTCGACCTCCTCGCCCACATCTTCTCTCTCACCCTCTCGTTCAAGGATTTGGCACA GGCGAGCGGAGTCTGTCGGAAGTGGCGGCGAGGAGTGGTGCAGTCGCTGGCGAGGAAGGAGCGACTCAGCTTCGCCGGGTGGAATGTCGATGACGAGTCCGCCTCCAGGGTCGTGCGGGCTGCCTACAATATCACGGAGCTGGATGT TTCCAGGAGTTGCTGGGGTTGCCAGATAACTGACCTAGGGCTGTATAAGATTTCACAAACAAAATGCGTTGGTAATCTATTATCAATATCGCTGTGGGGCGTGGCCGGAATCACTGACAAAGGAGTAATTCAATTG GTGTCAAGAGCTAATTCCTTACAACACCTAAATATTGGTGGTACATTTATCACAGATGAATCACTGTATGCTGTTGCCCATAGTTGTCCACATATCAAG ACTATTGTTCTATGGAGTTGTCGCCATGTCACAGAACATGGCCTCATCGagcttgtcaataagtgtcgtaaACTTGAAGCGATCAATGTTTGGGGTATGAGGGTGCCCGTGGATTGCTTTGTGAGCTTGCTTGCCATCAGCCCTGCTTTGAAGATAAAGCCTATCACCCAACAACTTGGAGTTGGGAGGATTTGGCCAGTAGCATAA
- the LOC122014823 gene encoding uncharacterized protein LOC122014823, with protein MEKCRSFPDSSYYSSVAGGGSGHENLSTSYSFNGPSGKGEGFASAADPELKRKRRVASYNSFAVERKLKSSFSNSFKWIKNKFADARYGV; from the coding sequence ATGGAGAAGTGCAGGTCGTTCCCGGACTCCTCCTATTACTCCTCCGTCGCCGGCGGTGGATCCGGCCACGAGAACCTCTCCACCTCGTACAGCTTCAACGGGCCGAGCGGGAAGGGCGAGGGCTTCGCCAGCGCGGCGGACCCCGAGCTGAAGCGGAAGCGGCGCGTCGCCTCCTACAACTCCTTCGCCGTCGAGCGCAAGCTCAAGTCCTCCTTCAGCAACAGCTTCAAGTGGATCAAGAACAAATTCGCCGACGCCCGCTACGGAGTCTAA
- the LOC122014821 gene encoding uncharacterized protein LOC122014821 — protein sequence MFDCLVGSKFSFKCKHAVKCTRSRIEAIWKKKQAMVRFLKKDVADLIAAGHESNAFERMDALICEINHASCYEMIKQFGEVVLNQLPSLQKLRKCPQGAVEAVSTLIFAAARFSDLPELCDLRRIFTNRYGGPMESFVNAEFVEKIQKKTFSKEDKLQMMQNIAEEFSVRWDSWAFEHKPSNSPPRKYEQPKKVVPLHSVNNATRIMSTEGTKVQSLPRKKCKLKATTIEQWHRQTDSKDNHMISTVSPSNAPCEKARKAEAIEIENVKPYLDDGVMPLYDNKISNQTDGNNETKGVWYNKTAKVLEKLDPIAPEKEGVYLMKPLNEKQVIPPYAKSNWSNNYLQVEEKIRNGSQYDSSQRYAEMVYPGEKKRQPASLVPPYVKPFNDVKAIQKLDSTCPTKPYVISDDRKDEILGNPASTGNSLQRKLQKLTVSEANDSVLTEIIDRAFYDEKNRSRTPRDRRRYTRRQSASSINDYYDNGKTIKRYHGEPIEGEVDTRKGDQGRHIAGANADYYHDRKTSGRHPREPIDDEMDNPRRHASWKSGGCIEEYYDVGNTVDRHPTVLIDNELDTRRRRHRSRHSSGNDCDYYDDGKTRIRLPREHIVGEKDSRRHSSWKSVGHKVEYYEESHTSNRHGNEPIHQELDNRRQHRGKKNEDDICVYYDKGKITTRYAREPSEGRMDNQRRRTGWRSAGTISEFYGQMDTSVDHCKRAERTRTPTPTKSRRNKDWQDAARCDEYDNDEMVMDRLLIHYSRKGTPRGCTHKTWTNRNPLRDHVLDSDRPRASAPPLDRTTSTPPEPVGQSEVVSKVSARVESMQGNMLSSNGIRVHPRLPEYDELVARFASF from the exons ATGTTTGATTGCTTGGTCGGAAGCAAGTTCTCCTTCAAATG CAAGCACGCGGTGAAGTGTACAAGGTCGCGAATCGAGGCGATCTGGAAGAAGAAGCAGGCCATGGTGAGGTTCCTCAAAAAGGACGTCGCCGACCTCATTGCCGCCGGCCATGAGTCCAACGCCTTCGAAAGG ATGGATGCACTGATTTGTGAGATAAATCATGCGTCTTGCTATGAAATGATTAAACAATTCGGTGAAGTTGTCTTGAATCAGCTCCCAAGCCTACAAAAGCTGAG GAAATGCCCTCAAGGAGCAGTGGAAGCTGTGTCAACTCTGATTTTTGCTGCAGCTAGATTCTCTGATCTACCAGAACTATGCGATCTTAGGCGTATATTTACAAATCGATATGGGGGTCCTATGGAATCATTCGTAAATGCTGAG TTTGTTGAGAAAATTCAGAAGAAAACATTTTCCAAGGAAGACAAGTTACAAATGATGCAAAATATAGCAGAAGAGTTTTCTGTTAGATGGGATTCTTGGGCATTTGAACATAAACCATCTAATTCCCCTCCAAGGAAATAT GAACAACCTAAGAAAGTTGTGCCTCTTCATTCTGTGAATAATGCAACTCGGATAATGTCGACTGAAGGTACAAAGGTCCAATCTTTACCTAGGAAAAAGTGTAAGCTAAAGGCTACGACCATTGAACAGTGGCATCGGCAAACAGATTCGAAGGATAATCATATGATTTCAACTGTTAGTCCTAGCAATGCTCCGTGTGAGAAGGCAAGAAAGGCAGAAGCTATTGAGATTGAGAATGTGAAGCCATATCTGGACGACGGGGTAATGCCTCTGTATGATAATAAAATAAGCAATCAGACAGATGGAAATAATGAGACTAAAGGTGTTTGGTATAATAAGACAGCAAAAGTGCTGGAAAAGCTGGACCCAATTGCTCCTGAGAAGGAAGGAGTTTACTTAATGAAGCCTTTAAATGAGAAACAAGTCATCCCTCCATATGCCAAATCGAACTGGAGTAATAATTACCTCCAAGTGGAGGAGAAGATCAGAAATGGCTCGCAGTATGATTCTTCTCAAAGATACGCCGAAATGGTGTATCCCGGTGAAAAGAAAAGGCAACCAGCCAGTTTGGTTCCACCTTATGTAAAACCATTCAATGATGTTAAAGCCATTCAAAAACTGGATTCTACTTGTCCGACCAAACCTTATGTCATTTCTGATGATCGCAAGGATGAAATTCTTGGCAATCCGGCAAGCACAGGTAATTCGTTGCAGAGGAAGTTGCAGAAATTAACAGTCAGTGAGGCTAATGACAGTGTGCTAACTGAAATAATTGATAGAGCCTTTTATGATGAGAAGAACAGAAGCCGGACCCCAAGAGATCGAAGAAGATATACAAGAAGGCAAAGTGCCAGTAGCATTAACGATTACTATGACAACGGGAAAACAATAAAGAGATATCATGGTGAACCTATTGAAGGTGAAGTAGACACCAGAAAAGGAGATCAAGGCAGGCACATTGCAGGTGCCAATGCCGATTACTATCATGACAGGAAGACCAGCGGTAGACATCCAAGAGAACCAATTGATGATGAGATGGACAACCCAAGAAGACATGCAAGCTGGAAGAGCGGTGGTTGCATTGAGGAGTACTATGATGTGGGGAACACTGTTGATAGACATCCAACTGTACTCATCGACAATGAGTTGGACACCCGAAGAAGACGACATAGAAGTAGGCATAGTTCTGGTAACGATTGTGATTACTATGATGACGGGAAGACCAGAATTAGGCTTCCGAGAGAACATATTGTTGGCGAGAAGGACAGCAGGAGGCATTCTAGTTGGAAGAGCGTTGGTCATAAAGTTGAATACTATGAGGAGAGCCACACCAGTAATAGGCATGGAAATGAACCCATTCATCAAGAGTTAGACAACCGAAGGCAGCACAGAGGCAAGAAGAATGAGGATGACATCTGTGTTTACTATGACAAGGGGAAGATCACAACTAGATACGCAAGGGAGCCTTCAGAGGGTCGGATGGACAACCAGAGAAGACGTACAGGATGGAGAAGTGCTGGCACAATTAGTGAGTTTTATGGTCAGATGGACACTTCCGTAGACCACTGCAAACGTGCAGAGAGGACCCGAACACCAACACCAACTAAGTCTCGAAGAAACAAGGACTGGCAAGATGCTGCAAGGTGTGATGAGTACGACAATGATGAAATGGTCATGGATAGGCTCTTGATTCACTATAGCAGAAAAGGGACTCCGAGAGGATGCACCCACAAAACATGGACAAACAGGAATCCTCTGAGAGATCATGTTCTTGATTCAGATAGACCAAGAGCATCTGCACCTCCTCTAGATAGAACCACCTCGACGCCACCTGAACCGGTTGGGCAATCTGAAGTAGTTTCCAAGGTCTCTGCTCGAGTCGAATCAATGCAGGGCAACATGCTAAGTTCAAATGGCATTCGAGTGCATCCGAGACTACCGGAATACGATGAGTTGGTTGCACGTTTTGCCTCATTCTAA
- the LOC122013347 gene encoding ras-related protein RHN1-like, with the protein MARTATNNSIQAKLVLLGDMGTGKTSIVLRFVKDQYFDCQESTIGAAFFSQIISLNEATVKFDIWDTAGQERYHSLTPMYYRGAAAAIVVYDISSMDSFIRAQKWVLELQRQGNPYLIMALVANKVDLEAKRKVETEGGLQYAQEHGLFFIETSAKTAENINELFYEIAKRLVRIRLPPSSGMNLTNEMRIVGRRFFCCSG; encoded by the exons ATGGCCAGGACGGCGACCAACAACAGCATCCAAGCCAAGCTG GTGTTGCTTGGAGATATGGGAACAGGAAAGACAAGCATAGTGCTACGGTTTGTCAAAGACCAATATTTCGACTGTCAG GAGTCAACAATAGGAGCAGCATTCTTCTCTCAAATTATCTCACTAAATGAGGCGACTGTAAAATTTGATATATGGGACACGGCTGGACAGGAGAGATATCATAGTTTAACTCCAATGTATTATCGCGGTGCAGCTGCAGCAATCGTGGTCTATGATATCTCAAGCATG GATTCCTTCATTAGGGCACAAAAGTGGGTTCTGGAACTTCAAAGACAAG GAAATCCATATCTGATAATGGCTCTAGTGGCGAACAAGGTTGACTTGGAAGCAAAGAGGAAGGTGGAGACTGAG GGAGGATTGCAATATGCTCAAGAACACGGGTTGTTCTTCATTGAAACTTCGGCAAAAACAGCAGAGAATATCAACGAACTCTTTTATGAAATAG CTAAGAGGCTTGTGAGAATTCGTCTTCCACCATCATCTGGGATGAACTTGACCAATGAAATGAGAATCGTCGGAAGGAGATTCTTTTGCTGCTCGGGATGA